The genomic DNA TTGAAACTGATCTTCGATATATGTCTTGGACTGGCCAAGGACTTCCAGCTCCAGTTGTAAGCTTGCAATTGTTTTCTCAGATTCCAAGGATTGAATCCTCGGGGAATTAGTATTTGGTAACTCATCTTGCATGTGTAAAATATTGTTATGGCATTTCCAATCAGAAGCAAGTGAAGCATGCAAGTTATGTGCTTCTGGAAAGTGATTGATCGTTTCATCTTCCATATCATTTTCACTTTGTGATCCATCCCAATCAAAGTGCTCCTTTATTGCATTCCTCATGCTTGAAACATCTTGAAGAGAAAAGCAGTGATTCATAATCCATTCCAAAGAAGAAGCTAATTCTTCAATAAATTTTTGAACATCTGTATTTCCATTCAAAATttcattgcagatttgaacaaaTTTTTGTAAGACAGCACTCAGGTCGGATTCTTTCCACTGGAAAACACGAGCCATGTATCCTGTTGATGTTTCGGAAATCTTACTAGAGTTCGAACAGTCAGCAACCACATTCAACATCTCTGGAGTATTATGATGAGAAGATGCAAAACTACTCACCTCGACAAGCTTAATAATTTTACGTACTGATTCACTCAGATCTAACTGAAATCCTTGGTTGCCCTTATCAGTAAACGACATGTTACCAACAAATAATCTATCAGGTGAATGCATATTGCTGGAAGACTTATCTGGATGTTCTACAGCATTGCAGCCCCTAGCATCACAGCAGCTTAAGCTCTTTTCAACAGAGTCACAAGGTTCCAAAGGAATACCACGTGACAGGACAACTTTGATGACCTCTACTATTGCTTCAGGACTCTTTTGGTTTACACAGGATTGTTCCAAGACCGCTTTTGCTATATCATCAACCCAAACAGGATTGGGGTTAGATGTCTTTCCAGACTGAGTAACCTTTTTAAAGACAGAAGGGTCACACAAATGATGTACTGGCACAATCTCTATACCACTTACTTCTGAGACGCAACCATTAGAGTGGGCTTCAAAGGGAACACCAAATTTACTACCTCCATTAAGATTTAAATGTGAGCTCCTGAATGACTTGTCCGTAGAACCTACTGCTAGTTTTTCCATCTCAACAAAGTCATCCATCAGACTTATGCCTGAATCGCCAGCAGCTACGCTGGACGGTGATCCACGTTTACAGTTTCTCAAAGGCTCCATTTTTGAAATGAACACAGAAGCCACAGACTCAACACGGCTTAAATTTCTATCAATGTCCATGTCAGGCATTGACACCGGCGAGAGTTCATGTATTATAGGTATATTTCCTGCTAGTCCCATACCTGTCAGACCTTCTGAGGATTCATCTAGCTGTGCCTCAACTTCTGAAAATTTGGAAGTTGAACTATCAAATATTTTTTCGGAAAACTGAAGGTTATTAGCTTGTACAAGCAAAGCTTCTCTAAGAGTTCTGTTTTCTTCTTTCACTTCAGATAGCTGCTTAGCCAGAAAATTAATCCTTTTAGTGGGTGTATCTGGAGCATTGACAGCCAAGTCCAttgaaaaagttgaagaagttgATTTTCTACTCCTTGTCTCAGCAGGATCCTTGGCAAGCATGTCGACTTCAAATTTCATCTTTGCTAGGGCAGCAGGACCTGGCAACCGCTTCCGAACAAGGAGCCGTAACCTTTGACATTCTGATTCCAGTTTTGCAATTTTCTTCGCACTCTCCAAATGTTTCTTATGGGTTACTTCAGCTGTTCGGCGACTGAATTCTTTCTCCTCGTTTCGAATGTCAAGCTCCCTTTCGACCACACGAAGCTCATACTTCAAAGAATCATTCTCTTTCTCTGTAGACTCTAATTTAGTCATTAGAGTACTAGAATTCGCATCTGACCAAGCTCTGTATTCTTCTAAATCTTTAATTACCTTTTCTTTTGCTATGAGAGCCTTGCTGAGTTGAGTATTCTGAGCAACTAACATGGTAACTCTCTTACTGGTTTCCGCCAACCTTTCCTCTAACACAATTATCATTTCTTCATATTCTCTTGATGTCTTCATAATAGCATCATAAATCCTTTTTTCTTGCTCTTCTCGAACAAAACGCAATTGCTGCATACACTCCTTCAGAGAAGCATCCATACCAACTAATCTATCTTCACTAGCTAGTCTTTGCTTTTTAGCTTTCTCCACTTCTTGCTTTAGTGACCTTGCATCTGCTTCTGCTTTCTTCTGGCCTGTGTACAAATGAGAGACATGTAACTTTATTCATGCTGGGTTGCACACACAAAATAGGAATTTTAAACAGTAATCAATTATATCTATTACCTTAGCGCAACTAAATCAATAACTTACCTGCAACGGCTTCCTTTGCCACTTCTATATGGTGCTTGGCAAATTCATCTTTTCTGTTACATTCCATGAGGACAAAAGAGAGCTTCTCGTTTAATGTTGCCAATTCATTCTGTAATTCTTCTTTATCATTAAGAAGTGTCTGTGTAAAGAATCAATACATGAGAAAACTTGTTCAATATTTTTCGAAAAATCAAATACTTCTTGTCCACAATCTCGTTGTATGTGATAGACCACAGCAACTATATGCAACAAACAGAAACTTCTAAACAATAATGAGAAAGAAAAGCCCAAAAGGCCAATTTCAAAACAATTATGTACTAAAAATGAACATGAAGAGGACTGATGACTACAAAAGAGATAATGTTGATTCACCGGAGCCAGTGCATGTTATTATTTTGACTAAATTACAACAACAGAACTAAATAGTGCATTAAACATAAGACACTAATACAATTAATGAATTCAATTTACCTGTTCTCTGTTCCCTCCTAAAGAAGTTTTTTGTTCATTCGAAGCCTTGATGGTCTTTTCTGCTGATTTTCTCTTCCAGGACCACGTTTTGTGATCCATCATCTCTAGATTTCTTCCTAATTATTCCAACAACGAGAACTCGGTTGTTAGTGAAACAAGCTCCGTGCCTATCTATATATAGGCTCATGTTCAAAGACAACTTAATTAACATACAAAACTATAAACCAGGTGACTAATATTTTTTGAAAGTGGATGTTACAATATTAGCAGTAAATAAAGCAACAAATGACACTCAATCAGTGTTAAACAAGCTCCCAAATACATATATATCGAGTTTGTTACAGGTCAGTAAAGCATAATCTGAAGTCTATGTCTATGCTAAACAAATTAgtaaaaaataatcacaagtacATTGAGTTATGCAAATGAATTAGGGAGCAAGGATTTAAGGGATCTAGTAGTTGATATCCTAATTAAACTAGCGTTTTAACAACATTTGATGAATAATATAAGTATGCATAAGATTAAAGCAGTAGGTGGATAAATAGAGCAAATTAAGTAGGCGACATAGATGTCGAAACTAAAAGTTTTCTTACAGTTAGGTACTAGAAGTTTACTAGTGTCCAAGCAGCAGTAGCATCCTCGAAAGCAAAGTGAACTGCAAATCTGAAAGTGTCCTGTTCCGAAAATAGAATGatgcaagagagagagagagaatgtgAAACTAcattttgagagagagagagggagagagagagagagagtattgAAGATggtgggagagagagagagagagagagagtattgAAGATGGTGGGAAACAGAGAATTATTATTACAATAATATTGGTGTAGTAAGACTAAGAGAGAGTCGGTCTGGGTCCGGACATTTAGCGAGGATTTAATCAGTGATCAAACGGTTGGCATTGGTTGTACATGATTCATGTCATGTACACACCAAACCTCTGTCTTAATCAATCAATATGCAACTCTCGTGCATGCAAAAGAGGTCGTATGCAGCAAAGTACAAGATTCCTCATGTTGGCACTACTACATACGAAACATCTCTTCTCTGCTCAACTAATAATTTAAGACTAATTTTATATGTCCCCGAAATATTCTCAAAATATGAGATGTTGATTTTTAATAGGTTATTTCTGAAATTATAATGgattataataaataatatttgcCTGTTTTGACAATACTTATTTGGTGTTCCGCATTTTGGTATCAGAgtcttgtttatttaatttttcaGTATCGAGGTTTGATTATATCCTGGAGGGAGTAAGTCATCGCGAAATACCGTTTAGGCAGGTGGTCGTTGAGGGAAGAAGTTGGAGTAATCAACACCAAGATAACTACATAATTGAATGAATACTCGGATCATATCTTACAAAGACTCGGGTATGTCAAAATTAGGTATTATATTATTGAACCTTACTGCAAATACAAATACTTAGAATTCTGTATTTTTAATAAGTGTTAAATCTTTTTAAATCTTCTCATTTCATGAGTAGCAATAATCATTCGTGGTTAGTA from Apium graveolens cultivar Ventura chromosome 5, ASM990537v1, whole genome shotgun sequence includes the following:
- the LOC141662064 gene encoding filament-like plant protein 7, translating into MMDHKTWSWKRKSAEKTIKASNEQKTSLGGNREQTLLNDKEELQNELATLNEKLSFVLMECNRKDEFAKHHIEVAKEAVAGQKKAEADARSLKQEVEKAKKQRLASEDRLVGMDASLKECMQQLRFVREEQEKRIYDAIMKTSREYEEMIIVLEERLAETSKRVTMLVAQNTQLSKALIAKEKVIKDLEEYRAWSDANSSTLMTKLESTEKENDSLKYELRVVERELDIRNEEKEFSRRTAEVTHKKHLESAKKIAKLESECQRLRLLVRKRLPGPAALAKMKFEVDMLAKDPAETRSRKSTSSTFSMDLAVNAPDTPTKRINFLAKQLSEVKEENRTLREALLVQANNLQFSEKIFDSSTSKFSEVEAQLDESSEGLTGMGLAGNIPIIHELSPVSMPDMDIDRNLSRVESVASVFISKMEPLRNCKRGSPSSVAAGDSGISLMDDFVEMEKLAVGSTDKSFRSSHLNLNGGSKFGVPFEAHSNGCVSEVSGIEIVPVHHLCDPSVFKKVTQSGKTSNPNPVWVDDIAKAVLEQSCVNQKSPEAIVEVIKVVLSRGIPLEPCDSVEKSLSCCDARGCNAVEHPDKSSSNMHSPDRLFVGNMSFTDKGNQGFQLDLSESVRKIIKLVEVSSFASSHHNTPEMLNVVADCSNSSKISETSTGYMARVFQWKESDLSAVLQKFVQICNEILNGNTDVQKFIEELASSLEWIMNHCFSLQDVSSMRNAIKEHFDWDGSQSENDMEDETINHFPEAHNLHASLASDWKCHNNILHMQDELPNTNSPRIQSLESEKTIASLQLELEVLGQSKTYIEDQFQNLKSFAEDLNKQLTAAKVETSEFCEKLSLLEDELDSKNMVCDELEVSCLDLQLQIESMKQNGTLRYDEYSEERQLQNDLEITSASEKLAECQETIFNLGRQLQAMGSPTAASTITVTSNAMTTMGCKKKSSQRTSLLDKLLAEDSAGRRYPVFPTANEVLGTSDSLTITSGSTSGLENTINSSEISLKTNDITHQGAEAVGNSFAIIRSKDLSDRGLWKNMLWRLKKSHSKKGPSHMLHNTTT